One window of Oscillibacter hominis genomic DNA carries:
- a CDS encoding VanW family protein codes for MEGKHMEAGKKWNKRGLAIAAVAAGILLLCYIALCFAASRSTTIFPGIRVADTWEVGGMTIAQAEAQLEAHQGAWTDDTAVGLTLAESGDDYSGAEVPLTFGDLGGVTMDSAATARAAYDYCHSASFLASGWHYLSGMLSGGGVDAVLQAEKLEELSPALAKKLSREPVNGAYTMGSEAVYITKAKDGYSLDPDTLVQVLSEALGKCDYESVSIPYTVVQGTVLTAQAVHTAAAREVKNAGYDAKTGSIYEAVVGAEFDQEEAQRLLDEAEPGETVEIPAVVEYPAVTADELRPLLFRDVLGTYKTHVSGSSNRIGNVKKSAAAISGFVLNSGDVFSYNDVVGERTAARGYLPAPAYVKGETVDEIGGGICQTSSTLYMAALLSDLEIVTRAAHRYAPSYITKGMDATVSWGGPEFRFANNTDYPIKIVAVYSKNFLTVTIYGTNLTGKYVKMTKEDLSTTPFEVVYEDDPTLPTGTEKVKTTPYIGYKVRTYRNVYDASGKLISSTFEASSDYKVRNKVILRGTKEVPDTPVVKPVTPEVTDPVTPEVPEGGGSTPVTPETPEGGGTPTTPETEGGTSAPENPDGAINWPVPEDGSASSAGQGGTQQGGT; via the coding sequence ATGGAAGGAAAACACATGGAGGCAGGGAAAAAATGGAATAAGCGGGGCCTGGCCATCGCCGCCGTTGCCGCGGGCATCCTGCTCTTGTGTTACATAGCCCTGTGCTTCGCGGCCAGCCGCAGCACCACCATCTTCCCCGGCATCCGCGTGGCGGACACCTGGGAGGTGGGCGGGATGACCATCGCCCAGGCGGAGGCTCAGTTAGAGGCCCACCAGGGCGCCTGGACGGACGACACGGCTGTCGGTTTGACGCTGGCTGAGTCCGGGGACGATTACTCCGGCGCCGAGGTGCCCCTGACCTTCGGTGACCTGGGCGGCGTGACCATGGACAGCGCCGCCACGGCCCGGGCGGCTTACGACTACTGCCACAGCGCAAGCTTCCTTGCCTCCGGCTGGCACTACCTCAGCGGGATGCTGAGCGGCGGCGGCGTGGACGCGGTCCTCCAGGCCGAGAAGCTGGAGGAGCTCTCCCCCGCCCTTGCAAAAAAACTGAGCCGCGAGCCGGTGAACGGCGCCTACACCATGGGGTCGGAAGCCGTCTACATCACCAAGGCCAAGGACGGCTATTCCCTGGACCCGGACACGCTGGTCCAGGTGCTGAGCGAGGCGCTGGGCAAGTGTGACTACGAGTCCGTCTCCATCCCCTACACGGTGGTGCAGGGCACGGTCCTCACCGCCCAGGCGGTCCACACCGCCGCGGCCCGGGAGGTGAAAAACGCCGGGTACGACGCAAAGACCGGCAGCATCTACGAGGCCGTGGTGGGCGCTGAGTTTGACCAGGAGGAGGCCCAGCGGCTGTTGGACGAGGCGGAGCCCGGTGAAACCGTGGAGATCCCGGCGGTGGTGGAGTATCCCGCCGTGACGGCAGATGAGCTCCGGCCGCTTTTGTTCCGGGATGTGCTGGGCACTTACAAGACCCACGTGAGCGGAAGCTCCAACCGCATCGGCAATGTGAAAAAGTCCGCGGCAGCAATCAGCGGCTTTGTGCTCAACAGCGGCGACGTCTTTTCCTACAACGACGTGGTGGGTGAGCGCACCGCGGCCCGGGGGTACCTGCCGGCCCCGGCCTATGTGAAGGGCGAAACCGTGGACGAGATCGGCGGCGGCATCTGCCAGACCTCCTCCACCCTCTATATGGCGGCGCTGCTCTCCGATCTGGAGATCGTCACCCGGGCGGCCCACCGCTATGCGCCGTCCTACATCACAAAGGGCATGGACGCCACCGTGTCCTGGGGCGGGCCGGAGTTCCGCTTTGCCAACAACACGGACTATCCCATTAAAATTGTCGCTGTTTACTCCAAAAATTTCCTGACCGTCACCATCTACGGCACCAACCTGACGGGAAAATACGTGAAGATGACCAAGGAGGACTTGAGCACCACGCCCTTTGAGGTGGTCTACGAGGACGATCCCACGCTGCCGACGGGCACGGAGAAGGTGAAGACCACACCCTACATAGGCTACAAGGTCCGCACCTACCGCAATGTATACGACGCCAGCGGCAAGCTGATCTCCAGCACGTTCGAGGCCTCCAGCGACTACAAGGTCCGCAACAAGGTGATCCTGCGGGGCACCAAGGAGGTCCCGGATACGCCTGTTGTGAAACCCGTAACTCCGGAGGTCACCGATCCGGTGACGCCGGAGGTGCCGGAGGGTGGAGGCTCCACGCCCGTGACGCCGGAGACCCCGGAGGGCGGCGGCACGCCCACCACCCCGGAGACGGAAGGCGGCACCTCCGCGCCGGAAAATCCGGACGGCGCCATCAACTGGCCTGTGCCGGAGGATGGAAGCGCCTCCAGCGCCGGACAGGGCGGCACCCAGCAGGGCGGTACCTAA
- a CDS encoding ParB/RepB/Spo0J family partition protein, with amino-acid sequence MQFYRKAGSVLRIPLEKIRPNPAQPRRHFEERALSELSESIRRYGVLQPLTVRRKGDEFELVAGERRLRASALAGLREVPCIVAAMGDEDSAALALVENLQRQDLHYFEEAEAMAKLIGDYGLSQEEVGRRLGKSQSAVANKLRLLRLSEADRALLRQANLSERHARALLRLEEEGERTAALRYIIDHGLNVAQSETYIDQRLAHLQTAPPQRRATFILKDVRLFLNSVERGLGVMRRAGVDAGWDRRDTDSEILLTIRIPKQSGR; translated from the coding sequence ATGCAGTTTTACCGTAAGGCGGGGTCCGTGCTCCGCATCCCCCTGGAGAAAATCCGCCCCAACCCGGCCCAGCCCCGCCGCCACTTTGAGGAGCGCGCGCTCTCGGAGCTGTCGGAGAGCATCCGCCGCTACGGGGTGCTCCAGCCCCTGACGGTGCGGCGCAAGGGGGACGAGTTTGAACTGGTGGCCGGTGAGCGCAGGCTCCGTGCCTCGGCGCTGGCCGGGCTGCGGGAGGTGCCCTGTATTGTGGCGGCCATGGGCGATGAGGACTCCGCCGCCCTGGCCCTGGTGGAAAACCTCCAGCGCCAGGACCTCCACTATTTTGAGGAGGCCGAGGCCATGGCCAAACTCATCGGGGACTACGGGCTCAGCCAGGAGGAGGTTGGCCGCCGGCTGGGCAAGTCCCAGAGCGCCGTGGCCAACAAGCTCCGGCTGCTGCGGCTGAGCGAGGCGGACCGGGCGCTGCTGCGCCAGGCGAACTTAAGCGAGCGCCACGCCCGGGCGCTGCTGCGGCTGGAGGAGGAGGGCGAGCGGACGGCGGCCCTGCGCTACATCATCGACCACGGCCTCAACGTGGCCCAGAGTGAAACCTACATCGACCAGCGCCTCGCCCATCTCCAGACCGCGCCGCCCCAGCGCCGGGCCACCTTCATCCTCAAGGACGTGCGGCTGTTCCTCAACAGCGTGGAGCGGGGCCTCGGCGTGATGCGCCGGGCCGGCGTGGACGCAGGGTGGGACCGCCGGGACACGGACAGCGAAATCCTGCTGACCATCCGCATCCCCAAGCAGAGCGGACGGTAA
- the mnmE gene encoding tRNA uridine-5-carboxymethylaminomethyl(34) synthesis GTPase MnmE, with translation MEPIAAIATALAPSAIGVIRVSGEGAAALASRVFSPAAGKPLDKCPPRTMHYGTMSDRRRRTVDRGMAVWFPAGRSYTGEESAELYCHGSPVAMGEVLEALFEAGARQAGPGEFTRRAFLNGRMDLTSAEAVMDLIDAETAEAARLAASQSGGALGRTAQAVYDGLLDLSARFSAVVDYPDEDLEDVRPDEIRAALDRAEETLSALLSTAGRGAVMRTGVPTALIGRPNAGKSSLLNALAGTERVIVTARPGTTRDTVEEPVRLGDVTLRLIDTAGIRDAEEEAERLGVERSRRAAAQAELAILVLDGSAPWSGEDEQALEAASAAKRLLVVRSKADLPQEPGLAERFPQALSVSAKTGRGIEDIVRAVGGLFPSPEAAFTLTNQRQQDAVRRALEAVKRSRQALELTPDAALTDVEEAMAALGELLGATPREDIVEQVFARFCVGK, from the coding sequence ATGGAACCCATTGCTGCCATTGCCACCGCCCTGGCCCCCTCGGCCATCGGCGTGATCCGCGTCAGCGGCGAAGGAGCCGCCGCCCTGGCCAGCCGCGTTTTTTCCCCTGCCGCGGGAAAGCCGCTGGATAAATGTCCCCCCAGAACCATGCACTACGGCACCATGTCAGATCGGCGCCGCCGCACGGTGGACCGGGGGATGGCCGTCTGGTTCCCCGCCGGCCGCAGCTACACCGGCGAGGAGTCGGCGGAGCTCTACTGCCACGGCTCCCCGGTGGCCATGGGAGAGGTGCTGGAAGCCCTCTTTGAAGCCGGGGCCAGGCAGGCCGGGCCGGGGGAGTTCACCCGCCGCGCCTTTTTGAACGGCCGTATGGACCTGACCTCGGCGGAGGCTGTGATGGACCTCATCGACGCGGAGACAGCGGAAGCGGCCCGCCTGGCCGCCTCTCAGAGCGGCGGCGCCCTGGGCCGCACGGCCCAGGCGGTCTATGACGGCCTGCTGGACCTCTCCGCCCGGTTTTCAGCGGTGGTGGATTACCCGGACGAGGATTTGGAGGACGTCCGCCCTGATGAGATCCGCGCCGCGCTGGATCGGGCGGAGGAGACGCTCTCCGCCCTGCTTTCCACGGCCGGCAGGGGGGCGGTCATGAGGACCGGTGTGCCCACCGCCCTCATCGGACGGCCCAACGCTGGCAAATCGTCCCTGCTCAACGCCCTGGCCGGGACAGAGCGGGTGATCGTCACCGCCCGGCCCGGCACCACCCGGGACACGGTGGAGGAGCCGGTACGGCTGGGGGACGTGACGCTGCGGCTCATCGACACCGCCGGTATCCGGGACGCGGAGGAGGAGGCGGAGCGATTGGGCGTGGAGCGCTCCCGCCGGGCCGCTGCCCAGGCGGAGCTGGCCATTTTGGTGCTGGATGGGTCCGCCCCCTGGTCCGGGGAGGATGAGCAGGCGCTGGAGGCCGCCTCCGCCGCAAAGCGCCTGCTGGTGGTGCGGTCCAAGGCGGACCTGCCCCAGGAGCCGGGCCTTGCGGAGCGCTTTCCCCAGGCCCTTTCGGTCAGCGCAAAGACCGGCCGGGGCATAGAGGACATAGTGCGGGCGGTCGGCGGACTCTTCCCGTCGCCGGAGGCCGCCTTCACCCTGACCAACCAGCGCCAGCAGGACGCGGTGCGCCGGGCCTTGGAGGCCGTGAAGCGCTCCCGCCAGGCCCTGGAGCTGACGCCGGACGCGGCCCTCACCGATGTGGAGGAGGCCATGGCTGCCCTGGGGGAGCTCCTGGGCGCCACGCCGAGGGAAGACATTGTGGAGCAGGTGTTCGCCCGGTTCTGCGTGGGAAAATAG
- a CDS encoding DUF1836 domain-containing protein, which yields MDELHALQEVLRGQRPVEWDQLPDIPLYMDQVLSYMDRQSIRVDESDALTSAMVNNYTKSGLVPRAEGKKYGREHLAYLTAICALKQVMSARDMALIIGKETEGSHSVEEMYQRFRTSLDQALEHAAGEMDPYLDEEKLADGAVHFALLSYAAGVASRRYVNVLRSLEPESKRKK from the coding sequence ATGGACGAGCTGCACGCGCTGCAGGAGGTGCTGCGCGGCCAACGGCCGGTGGAGTGGGATCAGCTGCCCGACATCCCGCTGTATATGGATCAGGTGCTCTCTTACATGGACCGGCAGAGCATCCGCGTGGATGAGAGCGACGCGCTGACCTCCGCCATGGTGAACAACTACACCAAAAGCGGACTGGTGCCCCGGGCCGAGGGGAAGAAGTACGGCCGGGAGCATCTGGCCTATCTGACGGCCATCTGCGCCCTCAAGCAGGTGATGTCCGCCCGGGACATGGCGCTCATCATCGGCAAGGAGACGGAGGGGAGCCACTCGGTGGAGGAGATGTATCAGCGTTTTCGCACCAGCCTGGACCAGGCGCTGGAGCATGCCGCCGGGGAGATGGACCCCTATCTGGACGAGGAGAAGCTGGCTGACGGCGCCGTCCACTTTGCCCTGTTGAGCTATGCCGCCGGCGTGGCCAGCCGGCGCTACGTGAACGTGCTGCGGTCTCTGGAGCCGGAGAGCAAGAGGAAAAAATAA
- a CDS encoding DegV family protein, producing MREFVIMTDSCCDMTAKMAADLELEVLPLSLHMGAQEYRNLLDGSEIGFQDFYNRIRSGEEATTSAISVGAFEERMRPILRQGRDILCINFSSALSTTYQSAAIAAEDMRAEFPEAKVLVVDSLCASLGQGLLVYLCAQEKKRGATIDEVHAFAEATKGRVCHWFTVDDLNHLKRGGRISAATALFGTMLSIKPVMHVDDTGHLVPVSKARGRRSSLVELVNHMEKTAVDPAHQTVFISHGDCEGDALFVADEIKKRFGTEQIYLNFVGPVIGNHSGPGTVALFFLGSQR from the coding sequence ATGAGAGAGTTTGTCATTATGACCGACAGCTGCTGCGACATGACCGCAAAAATGGCGGCGGATTTGGAGCTGGAGGTGCTGCCCCTGTCGCTGCACATGGGTGCTCAGGAGTACCGCAACCTGTTGGACGGCAGCGAGATCGGCTTCCAGGACTTCTACAACCGCATCCGCTCCGGGGAGGAGGCCACCACCTCTGCCATCAGCGTCGGCGCGTTTGAGGAGCGGATGCGCCCCATCCTCCGCCAGGGAAGAGATATCCTGTGCATCAATTTTTCCTCGGCCCTGTCCACGACCTACCAGTCCGCGGCCATTGCGGCCGAGGATATGCGCGCGGAGTTCCCCGAGGCCAAGGTCCTGGTAGTGGACAGCCTGTGCGCCTCATTGGGCCAGGGGCTGCTGGTCTATCTCTGCGCCCAGGAGAAAAAGCGGGGCGCGACCATCGACGAGGTCCACGCCTTCGCCGAGGCCACCAAGGGCAGGGTCTGCCACTGGTTCACCGTGGACGATCTGAACCATCTCAAGCGGGGCGGCCGCATCAGCGCCGCCACGGCGCTCTTCGGCACCATGCTCTCCATCAAGCCGGTGATGCACGTGGACGACACAGGCCACCTGGTGCCTGTCAGCAAGGCCCGGGGCCGCAGGTCCTCCCTGGTGGAGCTGGTGAACCATATGGAAAAGACCGCCGTGGACCCGGCCCATCAGACCGTGTTCATCAGCCACGGCGACTGCGAGGGCGACGCGCTGTTTGTGGCCGACGAGATCAAAAAGCGCTTCGGCACGGAGCAGATCTACCTCAATTTCGTTGGGCCCGTCATCGGCAACCACTCCGGCCCGGGCACGGTGGCCCTGTTCTTCCTGGGCAGCCAGCGCTGA
- the prmA gene encoding 50S ribosomal protein L11 methyltransferase, with protein sequence MNWLELHIDTSPAGLEPVTTLLSALGIDGVVVDDEGEFLEFLENNHQYWDYVDEELMARERGKSRITFYLEENESGFSLLGQVRIALSALKRERSDCGTLLLTMENLQDSDWENNWKQYYKPMEIGERLIVIPEWEQADTGGRIPLILNPGLTFGTGSHATTRLCLTALERHVRGGEQVLDLGCGSGILSVAALALGAEHAVAVDIDDKCLNVAYENASLNHIGRDRCRVLVGNVLSDDALRQEIGSGYDIVVANIVADVIIALAPMVGELKKREGLFLCSGIIDDRAVEVADRLRQAGLAILETRESEGWFSYLCR encoded by the coding sequence ATGAATTGGCTGGAGCTGCACATTGACACCTCTCCCGCCGGGCTGGAGCCGGTGACCACGCTGCTTTCCGCACTGGGGATCGACGGCGTGGTGGTGGACGACGAGGGAGAGTTCCTGGAGTTTTTGGAGAACAACCATCAGTACTGGGACTATGTGGACGAGGAGCTGATGGCGCGGGAGCGGGGCAAGTCCCGCATCACCTTCTACCTGGAGGAGAACGAATCGGGGTTCAGCCTGTTAGGCCAGGTGCGCATCGCCCTTTCCGCCCTCAAGCGGGAGCGGAGCGACTGCGGCACGCTGCTGCTCACCATGGAGAACCTTCAGGACTCCGACTGGGAGAATAACTGGAAGCAGTACTATAAGCCTATGGAGATCGGGGAGCGGCTGATCGTCATCCCCGAGTGGGAACAGGCGGACACCGGGGGCCGCATCCCCCTGATCCTCAATCCCGGGCTCACCTTTGGGACCGGAAGCCACGCCACCACCCGGCTGTGCCTGACAGCCCTGGAGCGCCACGTCCGCGGCGGCGAGCAGGTGCTTGACCTGGGCTGCGGCAGCGGCATTTTGTCCGTGGCCGCCCTGGCGCTGGGGGCGGAGCACGCCGTGGCCGTGGACATCGACGACAAGTGTCTGAACGTGGCCTATGAAAACGCGTCCCTCAACCACATCGGCCGCGACCGCTGCCGGGTGCTGGTGGGCAACGTGCTCTCCGACGACGCCCTCCGGCAGGAGATCGGCTCCGGCTACGACATCGTGGTGGCCAACATTGTGGCGGATGTGATCATCGCCCTGGCCCCCATGGTGGGGGAGCTGAAGAAGCGGGAGGGGCTGTTCCTCTGCTCCGGCATCATTGACGACCGGGCGGTGGAGGTGGCGGACCGGCTCCGCCAGGCGGGCCTTGCCATTTTGGAGACCAGGGAGAGCGAGGGCTGGTTTTCCTATCTTTGCAGATAG
- a CDS encoding peptidoglycan recognition protein family protein, whose protein sequence is MATRHRKRTRGITPAPLLLALAFLCFGAWVLLRSRPSDVQAPGWVEQQFLTENPWSRPGDKLKEVRGVVIHYVGNPGTSAQANRNYFESLSTGEEDTYASAHFVVGLEGEVIQCIPLTEIAYASNSRNDDTVAVEVCHPDETGQFSDVTYGQVVELTAWLCETYHLKPNEDVIRHYDVTGKICPKYYVDHEDAWTQFLSDVEARLNEGFEKED, encoded by the coding sequence ATGGCGACACGACACAGAAAGAGAACCCGGGGCATTACCCCGGCACCGCTGCTGCTGGCGCTGGCGTTTCTATGCTTTGGCGCGTGGGTTTTGCTGCGCTCAAGGCCGTCGGACGTCCAGGCACCCGGGTGGGTGGAACAGCAGTTTCTGACGGAAAACCCCTGGTCCCGGCCCGGCGACAAGCTGAAGGAGGTCCGGGGCGTGGTGATCCACTATGTGGGCAACCCCGGCACTTCCGCCCAGGCCAACCGCAACTACTTTGAATCCCTCTCCACCGGGGAGGAAGACACCTATGCCAGCGCCCACTTTGTGGTGGGGCTGGAGGGGGAGGTCATCCAGTGCATCCCCCTGACGGAGATCGCATACGCCTCGAACAGCCGCAACGACGACACCGTGGCGGTGGAGGTGTGCCATCCGGACGAGACCGGGCAGTTTTCCGACGTGACCTATGGGCAGGTGGTGGAGCTGACGGCCTGGCTGTGCGAGACCTATCATTTGAAACCAAATGAGGACGTCATCCGTCATTATGATGTAACGGGAAAAATCTGCCCCAAATACTATGTGGACCATGAGGACGCCTGGACGCAGTTCCTCTCAGACGTGGAGGCGCGTCTCAATGAGGGCTTTGAAAAGGAGGACTGA
- a CDS encoding ABC transporter permease — protein sequence MQSKTSSSDPVRMPLLSGTLFRKNLTRFWPLWAAYALIWTLALPLTLFTRLHSGYSYYPEPAYPDLARDILSSASDFSLYMTLLFGCLMAMALYSYLCTARSVGFVHTLPIRRAGLFWTNYLSGLFMFFSAHVLVFVLTYLVLLTGSASMPMRELVIWLGVSCCLSVLFFSFGVLCAMFTGQVLAIPVFFGVGNVLAIGIDYLARTFSSIFLYGYQSGGSGGFTLWALRLSPAVYLSRNLRVEYVWDESYTDILSVRILGLGAVWIYVAVGVAFALAALALYCCRNSETAGDTVAVGWAKPVFKYGVACCSALGLGQGLYYLTWGQYQFQSDYSLAGVLVCMILMGLLGYFAAEMLMKKSFRVFRASWKGAAVLTAVLLAFSLCMSMDLLGLEAKVPAAEDIESISYSISGPSQYFDAETEDPALIDLLREVHGRSVAEKDFQMDRSREYDRWLRSSNLERPAYSSMYLRLTYRLAGGSELSRSYTYYYLKEELTDSKFAVCALRAFCAEPQAQIEYMLNGGDLTKVSGGEFEYFTFSERGSSSNNWYSLTTDEARAVATAIWEDIQSGRAGQNLFDEDSQMTNSLELYCLMDQHNQTNYVRIELNTGMRSTLQVLEELGIAGEERPLMTEKERRETENAFYNETLAEEEGVIGGADGPTEIVAAEAA from the coding sequence ATGCAGTCAAAGACATCATCCTCTGATCCGGTCAGGATGCCCCTGCTCTCGGGCACCTTGTTCCGCAAAAACCTCACCCGGTTCTGGCCCCTGTGGGCGGCCTATGCACTGATCTGGACCCTGGCCCTGCCGCTGACCCTGTTCACCCGGCTGCACAGCGGGTACAGCTACTACCCGGAGCCCGCCTACCCGGACCTGGCCCGGGATATTCTCAGCAGCGCCAGCGACTTCTCCCTCTATATGACGCTTTTGTTCGGCTGCCTGATGGCCATGGCCCTCTACAGCTATCTCTGCACCGCCCGGTCCGTGGGTTTTGTCCACACGCTGCCCATCCGGCGCGCCGGGCTCTTCTGGACCAACTATCTCTCGGGGCTGTTCATGTTCTTCTCAGCCCATGTGCTGGTCTTTGTCCTGACCTATCTGGTGCTGCTCACCGGCAGCGCAAGCATGCCCATGCGGGAGCTTGTGATCTGGCTGGGGGTGAGCTGCTGCCTCTCGGTGCTGTTTTTCTCCTTCGGCGTGCTGTGTGCCATGTTCACCGGACAGGTGCTGGCCATCCCCGTGTTTTTCGGCGTGGGGAACGTCCTCGCAATCGGCATCGACTACCTGGCGCGGACCTTCTCCTCCATTTTTCTCTACGGCTACCAGAGCGGCGGCAGCGGCGGGTTTACCCTGTGGGCCCTCCGGCTTTCCCCTGCGGTCTATCTTTCCCGGAATCTGCGGGTGGAATACGTATGGGATGAAAGCTATACCGATATTCTCTCCGTCCGCATCCTGGGGCTGGGCGCGGTGTGGATCTATGTCGCCGTAGGCGTGGCATTTGCCCTGGCGGCCTTGGCGCTCTACTGCTGCAGAAACAGCGAGACCGCCGGCGACACCGTGGCCGTGGGCTGGGCAAAGCCGGTGTTCAAGTACGGCGTGGCCTGCTGCTCCGCCTTAGGGCTTGGCCAGGGTCTGTACTATCTGACCTGGGGCCAGTACCAGTTCCAGTCGGACTACTCCCTGGCGGGCGTGCTGGTGTGCATGATCCTCATGGGCCTGCTGGGCTATTTCGCGGCAGAGATGCTGATGAAAAAGTCCTTCCGGGTGTTCCGCGCCTCCTGGAAAGGCGCAGCGGTGCTGACGGCGGTGCTGCTTGCCTTCAGCCTCTGCATGTCCATGGACCTGCTGGGCCTGGAGGCCAAAGTGCCCGCCGCGGAGGACATCGAGAGCATCAGCTACTCCATCAGCGGCCCCTCTCAATACTTCGACGCTGAAACGGAGGACCCCGCCCTGATCGACCTGCTGCGGGAGGTCCACGGCAGGTCTGTGGCGGAAAAGGACTTTCAGATGGACCGGTCCCGGGAATATGACCGCTGGCTCAGATCATCGAACCTGGAGCGGCCCGCCTATTCCAGCATGTATCTGCGTCTCACCTACCGCCTTGCGGGCGGCAGTGAGCTGAGCCGGAGCTACACCTACTATTATCTGAAGGAGGAGCTGACGGACAGCAAATTCGCCGTCTGTGCCCTGCGTGCATTCTGCGCGGAGCCTCAGGCCCAGATCGAATACATGCTCAACGGCGGCGACCTCACCAAGGTCAGCGGCGGCGAGTTCGAGTACTTCACATTCTCCGAGCGGGGCTCCTCCTCCAACAACTGGTACAGCCTGACCACAGACGAGGCCAGGGCGGTGGCAACGGCCATTTGGGAGGACATCCAATCCGGCCGTGCCGGCCAGAACCTCTTTGATGAGGACAGCCAGATGACCAACAGCCTGGAACTTTACTGCCTCATGGATCAGCACAACCAGACCAACTATGTCCGCATCGAACTCAACACCGGCATGCGCTCCACCCTCCAGGTGTTGGAAGAGCTGGGCATCGCCGGCGAAGAGCGGCCCCTGATGACGGAGAAGGAGCGGCGGGAAACGGAAAACGCGTTCTACAACGAGACCCTTGCGGAAGAGGAAGGCGTCATCGGCGGGGCCGATGGCCCCACGGAAATCGTTGCGGCGGAGGCGGCCTGA